The genomic window GTGGACGACGCGGCCGTGCGGAATCAGTTCATGGTTCGCATCGTGAACAAGCGGAATGTGCCGGCGACCTTCCGCGTGTCCGTTGACGGTGCGCCGGCTGGTTCGCGCTCACTAGGTCTCGGTGATCCCGTTGTGCTCGGTCCGATGGAGGAGGCGGTTCGGCCATTGATTCTGATGCAGGAGCGCGCGACCTACACCGGACCTTTCCGGTTCAGCGTGCGGATGGACGACGCGGAGAGAACGTTCCAACTGGAGCGTGAGGTCCGGTTCCTCGGCCCCGAGGCGCGATTGCTGCGCGCCGAAGAGGAGGAGCATCGTGCGCGACGCTGACGCGGTCCTGACCGAGCCGGTGCGGCGGCCGCGGACCTCCCGACTTTGGTGGTGGGTCGGGCTGGCCTTTGCCCTGCAACTGGCCGCATGGACGGCCTGGCTGATTTTGGCGGCGAAGAATCCGGTGGCGGAGGTGCCCCTCGCGACCCCTTCCGCCCCCACGCAGCGATGATGGAACTTGCGTCAGTCAATTCCCCTTCGGCTGCCTTTGTGGCCGGACTGGTGACGAGCCTGCACTGTCTCGGCATGTGCGGTCCGCTCGCGTGCTCGCTCGCCACGCGGCAGGGTCCAGCGGGAACGGGCGCCGTCGGCGATGCCCAGACGATCAACACCGTATATCACGGCACCCGCCTGGTGGGTTATACTGCGCTCGGCGCGATTGGCGGTGCGCTGGGCCAGGCGCCGCTGACCTGGTTTTCCCAGTCCAGCTTGAGGTGGCTGCCGTGGGTCCTGGTCCTCTTCTTTGTGGCCCTCGCGTTTCGTTGGGATCGCTTTCTGCCGCGGCTACCCGCGCTCGGCCGGCTCATCTGGTCGCTCCAGGCGTGGGCGCGCCAACGGTCGCCCGTGAGTGCGGCGGCGGCGCTCGGGATCGCGACGCCACTGCTCCCCTGCGGACCGCTGTACTTCGTGGTCACGTTGGCGCTCCTGTCCGGTTCTGCGGTGCGGGGCGCCTCGTTCCTGCTCGCGTTCGGGCTGGGCACCGTCCCGCTGCTGTGGCTCGCGCAAACCCAGGTGCACTGGATCCGGCGGAAGCTTTCGCCCGTCTGGCTGGAACGCCTGCGCATGGTGCTCGCGCTGGCGGCGGCGCTGATGATCGCGTGGCGCCTGCGGGCCACGCTGGGGCTCGCGGGACCGGATCCCGCGACGTTCTGCTGTCACTGAACCGCATGCGGTCCGTAAGCCTCCTCCCCGTCCCGGGTCCGGCCAGCGCCTGATCCCGGTGTTCCGACGCCATGCCCGCCATTTCGCCCGACCCAGTTGATCGCGCCGCCGCCGCGGAAAAATCGCCGCGGCCGGTCTGCCGGCATTGCGGCGCGACCCTGATCGATGCGCGCATGGTGGAGTCGGGCTTCTGCTGCGCCGGCTGCCGGTACGTCTTTCGCCTCGTGCAGGAGCAGGGGCTCGGGACGTATTATGAGATCAAGGACGACGTGACGGCCCCGGCGGACGCCGCCGTGTTTCAGCCGCGCGACTACACGTGGCTGGAAGCGGCCCAACGCGAGGCGGAGGCGTCGCCGCGCATCCCGGAGCTGGTGGTGAACGTGCAGGGCCTTTCGTGCGCCGCCTGCGTGTGGCTGATCGAGCGCGTCTTTCAGCAGCAGCCCGGAGGCCGGGACATCCTGGTGAATGCGCCCTACGGCACGATGCGGCTGCGGTGGGTGCGCGGCGTATTCTCGGCGGCGGAGTTCGCGCGCCGGCTGCAGACGTTCGGCTATGTGGTCGGGCCGATGACGGGGGGCGGCGACGATTCCGAACTGCGCGGGCTCGTGCGGCGGATCGGTCTGTGCGCGGCGTTCGCCATGAACGTCATGCTTTACGCGCTGCCGGCGTACTTCGGGATGGAACCGTCGTACGAATGGGCCGGGCTTTTCTCGGTGCTGGCGTTCGCTTTCGGCACGCTGAGTTTCCTGGTGGGCGGAACCTACTTTCTGGGGCGGGCGTGGCACGCGTTGCGGGCGCGGGCGATGCACATCGACCTGCCGATCGCGCTGGGCGTCCTCGGGGCGTACGCCGGATCGGTGTACGGCTGGTTCGCTGGCGCCGAACGGTTCGTGTACTTCGACTTCGTCGCGACCTTCATCCTGCTGATGCTCGTGGGGCGGTGGGCGCAGACGGCGGCGGTGGAGCGTAACCGTCGGCGGCTGCTGAACCAGCAGCCCACGCTCCCGCCGGTCCGGCTGGCGACCGGCGAGACCGTGCCGCCCGCCGCGCTGGAGGCGGGGCGGGAGATCGTGTTGCTTTCGGGACAAGCGTTGCCCGTCGAGTCACGGCTCGAAAGCGCGGCCGCCCTGTTTTCGCTCAGCTCCATCAACGGCGAATCGGAGGCGCGTGAGTTTCGCCGCGGCCAGCGTGTTCCCGCCGGGGCGATCTCCGTGGCGCGAGGAGAGTTGCGGCTGACGACGCTCCAGGGCTGGAGCGAGTCCCTGCTGGCGGAGCTTTTGCGGCCGGCGGAGCGTCCCGGGGAACGGGCTGATTTGCTGGAGCGCATCGTGCAAGGCTACATCATCGGTATCCTGTTGGTCGCGACGCTGGCGGGCGTGGGGTGGTGGCTGGCAACCCAGGATGCGCTCCGGACGGGGGCGGTGGTCACGGCGGTGCTGGTGGTCTCGTGCCCTTGCGCGATCGGGCTGGCCTTCCCGCTGGCCGACGAGATCGCGACGGTGGCCCTGCGCCGGCGCGGCGTGTTTGTGCGCGAGAGTGATCTTTGGCTGAAGCTGGCGCGCGTGCGGCGGGTCGTTTTCGACAAGACAGGTACGCTGACGCTGGAGACGCCCACGCTGCTGAATCCGGAGAGCGTGCGGAGCCTGGAGCCCGGGGCCCGCTCGGCGTTGCTCGCGCTGGTGTGGGACAACGCGCATCCCGTCAGCGAGTGCCTGCGTGAGGAGCTGCTGGCCACGGGGGCGGTTGAGCCGCTCGCGGGTGAGTTGCGCGAGACGATCGGGGCGGGCGTGGAAATCGAAGGCTGGTCATTGGGTCGGCCGGGGTGGCGGGCCCCCGCCGGAGTGGACGCGGCGGCGCAGGAAGGTGCGGTCGACACGGTGCTGGCCCGCGACGGCACGCGGGTGGCGAGCTTCCACTTTGCGGACCGGCCGCGCGCGGACGCGGTGCGTGAGATCGAGGCGCTGCAGGCGCGCGGGTTGCCGGTCTACATGCTCAGCGGCGACCGCGAGGAGAAGGTGCAGGCGCTGGCGCGCGAGCTTGGGCTGCCCGCGGCACAGGCGGTGGGGTCGGCATCACCGCGCGAGAAGGCGGCGTGGGTCGCGGCGAACGGCGCGGCCGAAATGCTGCTGCTGGGCGATGGCGCCAATGACAGTCTCGCGTTCGATGCCGCGCTGTGTCGCGGCACGCCGGTGATCCACCGCGGGGTCCTCGAGCAGAAGGCTGATTTCTACTATCTCGGCCGAGGCATCGCCGGCATTCGCGCCTTGTTTGAGGTCGATGCGGTGCGCCGGCGCACCCATCGCGTCATTCTCGTGTTCTCGGTGGCGTATAACGCGCTGGCCGTGGGCCTGGCCGTCGCCGGGCAGATGAATCCGCTGCTGGCGGCGGCGCTGATGCCGCTGAACTCGCTGCTCACGTTGGCCTTGGTTACGGGCGGCATGCGGCCGACGCTGCGGCGCGGCTGATCGGGATCGAAGGACGGCAATGGCTGGTCGCATGTGCGGCGGCCTCCGGTCGGGCCAAAAAAACGGGCGTGAGCCCACGCCCACGCCCGGTGTTCCCACATACCCAAAGTCTTAGTTGGTCGCTTCGCGTTTTTGCCGCGGTGACGGCATGATTACGACGGGGCAGGGCGCGCGGAACAGAATGCCGTGCGTGGTGCTGCCAACGAGGAGGTCGTAGAGAGCGGTGTGACCATGCGAGCCCATCACGATATAGTCGGCCGAAAGTTTTTTCGCCTGCTCGAGGATGTGTTGGACGGGCGCGCCGTTGAGTTGGATCCCCTCTGCGGGAACGCCCTGCTGCTGCAGGGATTCTTCGAGGCGGGCGAGGTTTCGAGCCGCGGACTTTTCACCGGCGGCGGTGACCTCAGCCACATCTTCGATCAAGGGGGCATACTCACTGGTGATCACCGGCGGCTGGATGACCGACAAAAGAACAACTCGACCTTTCATCGCTTGGGCCAGCCGGGCCGCTTCGGCAACCACCACATCGGTAGCGCCTGAGAAATCGACTGGGGCAAGGATCGTTTTCAACTGGAGAAGTTAGCAGCACGGATTCACCGCGGCTATGCAGCGATTGGCAGGCATTATGCGGTTTTTGACCGTGTTTTGCATGTTTCTCGCGCCCACGGCCATGGGTTTGACGGGCGTGCAAATGGGTCTTGCGGGATCGAAGGCGTCGAAACACGTTGCGCCCGGTGAAAATTGGATTCCTTGGCGGGAGCTTCGATCCCGTGCATTTCGGGCACTTGCTCGCCGCGCAGGACGCCTTCGAGCAGCATCATCTTGATCGCCTGGTCTTCGTGCCGGCCGCGCAGGCGCCGCTGAAGCCGAATGACGTGCAATCGACGGCCGCGGACCGCCTGGCGATGCTGCGGGCGTCAATTGAGTGGGACAAACGCTTCGAGATCTCCGACCTGGAGCTGCGGCGGGGCGGGGTGAGCTACACGATCGATTCAGCGCGGTACTTTCGCGCGCAGTATCCCCAAGACCAGCTGTACTGGATCGTCGGCGGCGACCAGTTGCCGCGTCTCCACCTTTGGAAGGACATCCAGGAGCTGGTGCGCCTCGTCGATTTCATCTTCCTCGAGCGGCCTGGCTACCCCGTGAAGGCGCAGCCTGACATCCCGGGCCTGAAACTGCACCGTTGCGACGGGCACTTGCTCGGCGTCAGCTCCACGGAGTTGCGGGATCGGACTCGCCGCGGCCTGTCGCTCGACTATTTTGTGCCCCACAAGGCCATTATCTACATCGAGGAAAAGACACTTTATCGCGACGCAACATGACTAAATTGACGAAGACGGCGGGACTCGAGTTGGTGAAACTCTGTATCCGGGCGCTGGACGACAAAAAGGCGGAGAACCTCAAGGTTTTCGACGTTAGTGCCCAGTCGTCGATCACCGACTACCTGTTGCTCGCGACCGCGACCTCCGAGCCCCACTTGCGCGCGCTCCGCATCGAAATCGAAAAGGCCCTGGATGCGACGGGTTCCCGGATCGTGGGCATCGAGATGGCGCAGGAAAGCGGCTGGGTCGTCATCGATGCCTTCGACGTGATGATCCACCTGTTCCTCGCGCAGGTACGCGAGCATTACAGCCTGGAGCGGCTTTGGAGCGATGCGACGGAGCTCTCCCTGCCGCGCTTGCTCGCCAAGCCGGAGCCACGCAAGGCGACGAAACGGGCGACGGCCGCGGGCAAACCTGCGGCCGGCAAAGCCCGGAAGCCGGTGTCGCGGCGGAAACCGCGCGGCTGATCGGCGCGCTCCCCAGCGTGCATTGACAAATTTTTGCACTTGTTCGGGCTGGCCGAACGGTCAGCCTTAGCCCCACTGCTCACCCATGAGCGTATATAATCCAAAGTCATAACTCAGAGGTACCATGAAGAAATCCAACCAAGGCTTCACGCTCGTCGAAATCATGATCGTGGTCGTCATCATCGGCCTGCTGGCGGCGATGGCCATTCCGGCGTTCCAGAAGGTGCGTGCGAGCTCGCAGGACAAGGCGGTCTTGAACAACCTCCGTCAGCTGAGCTCGGCGGCCGACCAGTACTTCCTGGAAAAGGGCGCCACCCAGGTGGCGACCAACGTGCTCGTGGGCACTGACACCACCCAGTACATCAAGGCCATCCAGACGGTCGCCGCGGAGACCTATTCCTCCCCGATCGTGCAGGGCGCGGGCCTCACGGCCAGTGGCGTTGCCGCCTCGCGTACCGTCACGTATTCGAACTGATTCGGATCGGACATACGCTGGTCGCTTTCAGCCGCCCCGTCCGTGGGGCGGCTTTTCTGTGTCCTCATGAGCGGGCTGCGCGGCTTCGTTGATGTCCTGAATGGGCGGCGCCGCATACCTCGGTTGCAGGCAACGGCCCTAGCCACTGGGAGTTCCATGCGGTTGCGTTAACCGCAATCCGCCCGTTGTTTACAGGTTTTTGCGCTTGCTGATAAGCGTGATTTCGCCAGTCTTTGCCGTTACTGCTCACCCCTGAGCGTGTATCATTATCAATAAGATCCGTTAGGTGCCTACCCATGAATAGAAATAACAAAGGCTTCACCCTCGTCGAAATCATGATCGTGGTCGTCATCATCGGCCTGTTGGCGGCGATGGCCATTCCGGCGTTCCAGAAGGTGCGTGCGAGTTCGCAGGACAAGGCGGTCCTGAACAACCTTCGTCAGCTGAGCTCGGCGGCCGACCAGTATTTCCTGGAGAAGGGCGCCACCCAGGTCGCGACCGACGTCCTCGTCGGCACCGACACCACCCAGTACATCAAGGCCATCCAGACGGTCGCCGCGGAGACCTATTCCTCCCCGATCGTGCAGGGCGCGGGCCTCACGGCCAGTGGCGTTGCCGCCTCGCGTACCGTCACGTACTCGAACTGAGGTTCGGCGCATCCCGCGCATTCGTTCTCAAGCCGTCCAGCTCTATGGACGGCTTTTTTTGTGTAGATGTGGTTACGTGCCGTGGCGTTCGTCCACGGCCGTCGTACGTTCACATCCCCTCCTCCTTCCATGCCGCAACCTCATATGCATCGGAAAGGCTTCACCCTGGTGGAAATCATGATCGTGGTCGTCATCATCGGCCTTCTCGCCGCGATGGCGATTCCCGCGTTCCAGAAGGTTCGCGCCAGTTCCCAGGGCAAAGCCGTTTTGAATAATCTGCGTCAGCTCAGTTCGGCCGCCGACCAGTACTTCCTGGAACACGGCGTGACTCATGTTGAAACCAACGTGCTCGTGGGCAGCAACAGCACCCAGTATATCCGCAACCTTGAGACGGTCGCGGGCGAAACCTACGCCACTCCCATTCTCCAGGGCGGCGGCCTCACGGCCTCCGGCGTGGCCAACTCCCGCACCGTCACGTTCGCCAACTGAGTTTCGTTTCGCCAAAGCTAGCCGGGCCGTCCATGTGTCCGTGGACGGCCCTTTCTGCATGTCACTGCTTCGCATCCTGGTTCGTGACCGCCGGGTCTGGCTCCTGGCTCTTCTCGCCGGACTGACGCTCGTGGTCAGCCGGTACTCGCTTCCTCCCGACGCTGCGGTCAAGACCGTGGTCAAGGGTGGCTACTGGGCGCTTCTGGTCGTACTGGGGTACTTCGGCTTCGCGCTCGCGCGCGTGATCCGCGAGACGTGGCGGGAGCGCCGCTGGGGCCGGGTTGATGCGGCGGTGCTCGCGATGATCCTGGCGGCGGGGAGCGTCCTGCTCGCCCACGAGCGCTATGGCTACAAGATCCTGGCCGACGAACTGCTCCTCGCCGGCACCTCCATGGGCATGCACTACGAGCGCGACGTCGCGTATCCCGTGCGGGGCACGGATGTGCAGGGCCCCTTCCAGATCACCCAGAACGTCATCGACAAGCGGCCGTTCTTCTATCCGTTCCTCGTCGCCCTTGCCCACGACCTCACGGGGTACCGCCCGGCGAACGCGTTCTACGTGAACACGGCGCTGGGGTTCGTTTTCCTGGGGCTGGTCTTTGTCCTCGGCTGGCGCATTGCCCGTTCGCGCTGGGCGGGCGCGTTTTTGGTTCTGCTCTTTGCCGGGCTGCCGCTGCTGTCGCAGCAGATGAAGGGCGGCGGTTTCGACCTCCTCAACCTCGTGATGCTGACGGTCGTCCTGCTGCTCGCGATCCGGTACGCCGAGCGGCGGGACGTGGTCACCCTCGAGGCCCTCGGCGCCGCCGCCGTCCTGCTGGCGTTCACGCGTTACGAGTCGGTGCTGGTGCTCCTGCCCGTCGCAACCCTCGTGGGCTGGGGCTGGTGGCGCGACCAGCGCGTCGTGCTGACGGCGCCGCTCATGGTCGCGCCGGTCTTCCTGCTCTTTCCGCTCCTGCAGAACCGGGTGTTCAGCCTGAATGCCGGGGCCTGGGAACTCGCGAGCCGGCCAGGCTCGGACGTTCCGTTCGCGCTGCACTATGTGCCCGACAATCTTGGCCACGCGCTCGCGTTCTTCTTCGACACCACCGGCTATCAGCCCAACTCGCCGCTGTTCGCGCTGATTGGCCTGCTCGCGATCGCCTTCTTTCTGCTGTGGATCGTGCGGAGCCTGCGCACGCCGATGACCACGCCACCCGCTGAGGTTGCGGTCGCCGTGGTGGGCTGTGGCCTGCTGGGGCTGGCCGTGCTGCTCATGCTGTATTTCTGGGGCCAGTTCGATCATCCGGTCATTC from Opitutus sp. ER46 includes these protein-coding regions:
- a CDS encoding sulfite exporter TauE/SafE family protein — translated: MELASVNSPSAAFVAGLVTSLHCLGMCGPLACSLATRQGPAGTGAVGDAQTINTVYHGTRLVGYTALGAIGGALGQAPLTWFSQSSLRWLPWVLVLFFVALAFRWDRFLPRLPALGRLIWSLQAWARQRSPVSAAAALGIATPLLPCGPLYFVVTLALLSGSAVRGASFLLAFGLGTVPLLWLAQTQVHWIRRKLSPVWLERLRMVLALAAALMIAWRLRATLGLAGPDPATFCCH
- a CDS encoding heavy metal translocating P-type ATPase metal-binding domain-containing protein, yielding MPAISPDPVDRAAAAEKSPRPVCRHCGATLIDARMVESGFCCAGCRYVFRLVQEQGLGTYYEIKDDVTAPADAAVFQPRDYTWLEAAQREAEASPRIPELVVNVQGLSCAACVWLIERVFQQQPGGRDILVNAPYGTMRLRWVRGVFSAAEFARRLQTFGYVVGPMTGGGDDSELRGLVRRIGLCAAFAMNVMLYALPAYFGMEPSYEWAGLFSVLAFAFGTLSFLVGGTYFLGRAWHALRARAMHIDLPIALGVLGAYAGSVYGWFAGAERFVYFDFVATFILLMLVGRWAQTAAVERNRRRLLNQQPTLPPVRLATGETVPPAALEAGREIVLLSGQALPVESRLESAAALFSLSSINGESEAREFRRGQRVPAGAISVARGELRLTTLQGWSESLLAELLRPAERPGERADLLERIVQGYIIGILLVATLAGVGWWLATQDALRTGAVVTAVLVVSCPCAIGLAFPLADEIATVALRRRGVFVRESDLWLKLARVRRVVFDKTGTLTLETPTLLNPESVRSLEPGARSALLALVWDNAHPVSECLREELLATGAVEPLAGELRETIGAGVEIEGWSLGRPGWRAPAGVDAAAQEGAVDTVLARDGTRVASFHFADRPRADAVREIEALQARGLPVYMLSGDREEKVQALARELGLPAAQAVGSASPREKAAWVAANGAAEMLLLGDGANDSLAFDAALCRGTPVIHRGVLEQKADFYYLGRGIAGIRALFEVDAVRRRTHRVILVFSVAYNALAVGLAVAGQMNPLLAAALMPLNSLLTLALVTGGMRPTLRRG
- a CDS encoding universal stress protein codes for the protein MKTILAPVDFSGATDVVVAEAARLAQAMKGRVVLLSVIQPPVITSEYAPLIEDVAEVTAAGEKSAARNLARLEESLQQQGVPAEGIQLNGAPVQHILEQAKKLSADYIVMGSHGHTALYDLLVGSTTHGILFRAPCPVVIMPSPRQKREATN
- the nadD gene encoding nicotinate-nucleotide adenylyltransferase; the encoded protein is MKIGFLGGSFDPVHFGHLLAAQDAFEQHHLDRLVFVPAAQAPLKPNDVQSTAADRLAMLRASIEWDKRFEISDLELRRGGVSYTIDSARYFRAQYPQDQLYWIVGGDQLPRLHLWKDIQELVRLVDFIFLERPGYPVKAQPDIPGLKLHRCDGHLLGVSSTELRDRTRRGLSLDYFVPHKAIIYIEEKTLYRDAT
- the rsfS gene encoding ribosome silencing factor, producing the protein MTKLTKTAGLELVKLCIRALDDKKAENLKVFDVSAQSSITDYLLLATATSEPHLRALRIEIEKALDATGSRIVGIEMAQESGWVVIDAFDVMIHLFLAQVREHYSLERLWSDATELSLPRLLAKPEPRKATKRATAAGKPAAGKARKPVSRRKPRG
- a CDS encoding prepilin-type N-terminal cleavage/methylation domain-containing protein encodes the protein MKKSNQGFTLVEIMIVVVIIGLLAAMAIPAFQKVRASSQDKAVLNNLRQLSSAADQYFLEKGATQVATNVLVGTDTTQYIKAIQTVAAETYSSPIVQGAGLTASGVAASRTVTYSN
- a CDS encoding prepilin-type N-terminal cleavage/methylation domain-containing protein, producing the protein MNRNNKGFTLVEIMIVVVIIGLLAAMAIPAFQKVRASSQDKAVLNNLRQLSSAADQYFLEKGATQVATDVLVGTDTTQYIKAIQTVAAETYSSPIVQGAGLTASGVAASRTVTYSN
- a CDS encoding prepilin-type N-terminal cleavage/methylation domain-containing protein, whose translation is MPQPHMHRKGFTLVEIMIVVVIIGLLAAMAIPAFQKVRASSQGKAVLNNLRQLSSAADQYFLEHGVTHVETNVLVGSNSTQYIRNLETVAGETYATPILQGGGLTASGVANSRTVTFAN